A window of Pseudomonas denitrificans (nom. rej.) genomic DNA:
GAACTCTTTCTTCGCTTCGGCGACCTTGGCTTCCCAGGTGGTTAGCGCGTCATCCCAGTTGCCTTGCTTGGGTTGCGCCAGGGACTCTTTCGGACCGTCGCCGCCGTTGGTACCGCCATCCCCGCCGCCCGTGCCACCACCTGTGGAGCCGCCGCCGTCGCCGTTACCCGTGCCCGGGTTGGTTCCGCCGTCACCTCCGTTGTTTCCACTATCACCGCCACCGGTATTGCCGCCGGGGTTGTCGGGGTTTTCGTTGCCTCCACCGGTAGTGGGGAAGCAGGCAGAGCCCGACCACGAATAGCCGTCCGGGCATTTGTCGTCGGGGTCGATATCGGGAGGAGTGGTTTGCGCGCCCGTGCAGCCGACCGTACCGTTCGCGGTTTTAGTGCACTCGAACTTCTTGGCGAGTTCGTCGAGGTAGTCCTGCAGTTGCTGATCGGGGTTGTCCGGGTTATCCGACATGTCGTCGTTGCCGACCGGGATCATGTCGACAGTGCAGACGTTGTCGTCACAGCTATCGGGCGTGCCGGGCTCGTACACGCAACCGTCTTTGATCTCAGGATCCAACTCGAGGACAGCGCCGCCATCGGTGTACGAGAACTGAATCGACTTGGTGTAGTTGCCGCGCGTCTTGCACTCGGCATCGGTGGGTTTGGTGACCTCGCACTCGCCGGTTTGCGTGTTGTACGTCTTGCCTGTCGCGCAACCATCCCCGAGGCGCGAGGCACTGAGCACGGCACCGATGTTGGTCCATGACGAAGCATTGGGCGCACGGTTGCGAAACGTAAACCTGAGCTCCGTTTCGCTCATCCACTTTGTACTCGTGACCTCATACGCCCAGCCGCCCCAATGGCCCGCCATGGCCGCATCGAAGGCGGCACGTGGGCTGTCTCCCTGATATCGCTCAGTCGCGGAAAACTGAATGAACCAGTAGTAATCCTGTGCAGAAGCTTGTCCCGCCAGGAGGAGCGCAACGACTAGCAGACATGCCCTGATCATGATGTCCCCAGGCAAAAAGAACCCCGCCGAAGCGGGGTCCAGGTTCGGCCACGTGAGTGGGGTTAGAAGAATTCGCCGCAGCGGTACCCGGTGATGAAGGCGCCGGCGAAGAACGCCCCCAACCACACCGACCAGAGCACTTACGCCTTGCGCAGCATGCTGTAGATCAGGCCCGCGACCGCGAGGATGACCAGGGCACCGACGATGTAGCCGCCGATGTTGGACATGTCGCTCTTGCCGTCGGTGATGGCCTGTTCGACGGCGGTGGTGTCGATCACGCTGGCGGCGAAGGCCGGGACCGAAGTCACGGCGGTGACGGTGCCGGCGATGCACAGGTTGCGGAACGAGCGGACCGGGTTGAACTTGGCGATCTGTTGTTTCATGGCGTTCATGGTGTTTCCTCTCTACTTGGCTTTACGAAGAAGTGACGCGACCCAGCCAGTTAAAAGCCCCGTCACGAAGGCTCCGAGAACGCCCGCAGCACCGATGCTGAAGGCCTCCAGGGAGAACCCGCCGTTGACCAGGACTTCAATTGCTCCAGCGGCCTCGGGCGGAATCAGATAGGCCTGTTGCCACTCGATGCGTTGGCACTGCATCAGGCCGTCCGCCGTGGACGCCCAACTGGTGCAGACCTGAATGGCAACCACGCCTGACATGTCAGCGGGCCTCCTTGCGTGGGCGGTCGCACCAGCTCCAGAAGGAGCGCAGGACGAACCACCACAGGGCGAAGAAGGCGAATGCCGCCGCGACCACAGCGATCACGGAATCCAGCGGGTAGGGTTCGAGGAATTCGCGCACCGCACGCACGGCAGGCGATACCGCGCAAAGAATTGCTACGTACAGAACCCAGCCGAAGGCGAAACGGAGCGGCGCTTTCATCTACCTACCCTCGCCGTCA
This region includes:
- a CDS encoding major capsid protein, translating into MNAMKQQIAKFNPVRSFRNLCIAGTVTAVTSVPAFAASVIDTTAVEQAITDGKSDMSNIGGYIVGALVILAVAGLIYSMLRKA